From Pseudomonas sp. B21-028, one genomic window encodes:
- the adeC gene encoding AdeC/AdeK/OprM family multidrug efflux complex outer membrane factor, giving the protein MRKLLSPLTAATLLLGGCSLIPDYQRPDAPVAAQYPQTSAYAPALSGPAAADQGWRDLFHDPALQQLIESALANNRDLRVAALNVEAYQAQYRIQRADIFPAISANGTGSRQRLPGSLTGTGKPAISSTYSTTLGISSYELDLFGRIRSLSDQASLTYLSSEEARRSTQLSLVGSVASAYLTWRADQELLALTRDTLQSYEQSLRLTERSNQVGTASALALSQSRTSVEDARARLAQFQRQVAQDFNNLTLLVGTSVEEDLPARPLASELLSEVPAGLPSDLLQRRPDVLEAEYLLQAANANIGAARAAFFPSISLTANAGTSSNELSGLFKGGSGSWLFQPQINLPIFNAGSLRASLNYSKIQKDIRVSQYEKSIQTAFREVSDGLAARKTYKEQLVAQADLVQANQDYYRLAERRYRIGVDSSLTFLDAQRSLFSARQTLIVDRLSQLLAEVNLYKALGGGWVERTNTMTVR; this is encoded by the coding sequence ATGCGTAAACTCCTGAGCCCCTTGACTGCCGCGACACTCCTGCTCGGCGGTTGCTCGCTGATCCCGGACTACCAGCGCCCCGATGCCCCTGTCGCCGCGCAATATCCCCAGACATCCGCCTACGCCCCGGCGCTGTCGGGCCCCGCCGCGGCCGATCAGGGCTGGCGAGACCTGTTCCATGATCCGGCGCTGCAACAACTCATCGAAAGCGCCTTGGCCAACAACCGCGACTTGCGCGTGGCGGCCCTGAACGTCGAGGCCTACCAGGCGCAATACCGGATCCAGCGCGCGGACATCTTCCCCGCAATCAGTGCCAACGGCACCGGCTCGCGCCAGCGGCTGCCGGGCAGCCTGACGGGAACCGGCAAGCCGGCGATCAGCAGCACGTATTCCACCACGCTGGGCATCAGTTCCTATGAGCTGGACCTGTTCGGCCGCATTCGCAGCCTCAGCGACCAGGCCTCCCTCACCTATCTGTCGAGCGAAGAAGCCCGCCGCAGCACTCAGTTGAGCCTGGTGGGCAGTGTCGCCAGTGCCTACCTGACCTGGCGTGCCGACCAGGAGTTGCTGGCCCTGACCCGTGACACGCTGCAGTCCTATGAACAGAGCCTGCGCCTGACAGAACGAAGCAATCAGGTGGGCACCGCCTCGGCCCTGGCCCTGAGCCAGTCACGCACCTCGGTGGAGGACGCCAGGGCTCGCCTGGCCCAGTTCCAGCGCCAGGTTGCCCAGGACTTCAACAACCTCACCCTGCTGGTCGGCACCTCGGTCGAGGAGGACCTGCCCGCCCGCCCCCTGGCCTCCGAGCTGCTGAGCGAGGTACCGGCCGGCCTGCCTTCGGACCTGTTGCAACGCCGCCCGGATGTGCTCGAGGCCGAGTACCTGCTGCAAGCGGCCAACGCCAATATCGGCGCGGCCCGTGCCGCCTTCTTCCCGAGCATCAGCCTGACTGCCAACGCCGGCACCTCGAGCAACGAGTTGTCCGGGCTGTTCAAGGGCGGGTCGGGCAGCTGGCTGTTCCAGCCTCAGATCAACCTGCCGATCTTCAATGCCGGCAGCCTTCGGGCGAGCCTGAACTATTCGAAGATCCAGAAGGATATCCGCGTCTCCCAGTACGAGAAATCGATCCAGACTGCCTTCCGGGAAGTCTCCGATGGTCTGGCGGCGCGCAAGACCTACAAGGAACAGCTGGTCGCGCAGGCCGATCTGGTACAAGCCAACCAGGACTACTACAGGCTGGCGGAGCGTCGCTATCGCATCGGTGTCGACAGCAGCCTGACGTTCCTCGATGCACAACGCTCGCTGTTCAGCGCCCGGCAGACCCTTATCGTCGACCGGCTGTCGCAACTGCTCGCCGAGGTCAACTTGTACAAGGCGCTAGGTGGGGGTTGGGTCGAACGCACAAACACCATGACTGTGAGGTGA
- the hemN gene encoding oxygen-independent coproporphyrinogen III oxidase has protein sequence MNSPSAFNRALVEKYDCPGPRYTSYPTAPQFHQAFAMDDYREAARRSNQALVPKPLSVYIHIPFCQSLCYYCACNKIITRKTHRAAEYLTYLKREIALQASLFDRTRKLTQLHLGGGTPTYLTHEQLAELMDCLHQSFDMDDSDAHEFSIEVDPRTIAAEQIRGLRQLGFNRLSFGVQDFDARVQAAVNRVQSEAQVAALVAAAREARFKSVSVDLIYGLPLQTLASFDVTLDKIIALRPDRIAAYSYAHLPQRVRAQRMIRPEDMPPPERKLELLELTINRLSEAGYVYIGMDHFALPDDELVHARGQGTLQRNFQGYSTHADCDLIGLGVSSIGKVGDSYNQNVKELSQYYARLDQGLLPVQRGYRLSDDDRLRREVINELMCHGRVDVGRVEAGHGICFSEYFADALARLQEQVRDGLLQIHPDALVLLPQGQLMMRSVAMAFDAYLEAAPTVQYSRTV, from the coding sequence ATGAATTCCCCATCCGCGTTCAATCGTGCCCTGGTCGAGAAATACGACTGCCCGGGCCCACGTTATACGTCCTATCCCACGGCACCGCAGTTTCACCAGGCTTTTGCCATGGACGACTACCGCGAGGCTGCCCGGCGCAGTAACCAGGCCTTGGTGCCCAAGCCATTGTCGGTGTACATCCATATCCCGTTCTGCCAGAGCCTGTGCTACTACTGCGCGTGCAACAAGATCATCACCCGCAAGACCCATCGCGCCGCAGAATACCTGACGTACCTCAAGCGTGAAATCGCCCTGCAAGCGAGCTTGTTCGACCGCACGCGCAAGCTGACCCAGCTGCATCTGGGGGGCGGCACGCCGACCTATCTGACCCACGAGCAACTGGCCGAGCTGATGGACTGCCTGCACCAGTCGTTCGACATGGATGACAGCGACGCCCATGAGTTCTCCATCGAGGTCGACCCACGCACTATCGCTGCCGAACAGATCAGGGGGCTGCGCCAGTTGGGATTCAACCGCCTGAGCTTCGGCGTCCAGGATTTCGATGCCCGGGTGCAAGCCGCCGTCAACCGGGTACAAAGCGAAGCCCAGGTCGCGGCGTTGGTGGCGGCGGCCCGCGAGGCGCGCTTCAAGTCGGTCAGCGTCGATCTGATCTACGGTTTGCCGTTGCAGACCCTCGCCAGTTTCGATGTCACCCTGGACAAGATCATCGCCCTGCGTCCCGACCGGATTGCGGCCTACAGCTACGCGCATCTGCCGCAGCGGGTGAGGGCGCAGCGGATGATTCGCCCTGAAGACATGCCGCCGCCGGAGCGCAAGCTGGAGCTGCTCGAACTGACCATCAATCGGTTGAGCGAGGCGGGTTATGTCTACATCGGCATGGACCACTTTGCGCTGCCGGACGATGAACTGGTGCATGCCCGTGGCCAAGGTACCCTGCAGCGCAATTTCCAGGGCTATTCCACCCACGCCGACTGCGACCTGATCGGCCTGGGCGTGTCTTCGATCGGCAAGGTCGGCGACAGCTATAACCAGAACGTCAAGGAGCTGTCGCAGTATTACGCCCGTTTGGACCAGGGGTTGCTGCCGGTGCAACGCGGCTATCGTCTGAGCGATGACGACCGCTTGCGGCGTGAAGTCATCAACGAACTGATGTGCCATGGGCGGGTGGATGTCGGCCGGGTCGAGGCGGGTCATGGCATTTGCTTTAGCGAATACTTCGCCGATGCGCTGGCCCGGCTCCAGGAGCAGGTGCGCGATGGATTACTGCAAATCCACCCCGACGCGCTGGTACTGCTGCCCCAAGGGCAACTGATGATGCGCAGCGTCGCCATGGCCTTCGATGCTTATCTGGAAGCAGCCCCGACGGTTCAGTATTCGCGAACGGTTTGA
- a CDS encoding coproporphyrinogen III oxidase has product MFDPLHKFHGGVGSLDLLRGLRHSRQKRRPLSLSVHLPSRLRLTSCSPLASVCQCAGIDVYLQSLMHEMGLVGCHLGTGRRVDQFWLTGGTPVIVHLQQLMGELRKRFDFSESGDQGIELDLHHTDWSTMGLIRDQGFTHVSIGVPDMGADRELSVDRYQNPAPIHSLIDAARTFGFRSISIDLGYGHAWQTPHSFALKLATLIELEPDRLHVFDYARAPYRYRSTDAAMAGSFCSQADKDAMRRVSCEQLIGAGYHYIGRGLFVRADDDLAVAQEHGRLHHNCQGFTRHGCCDHVGFGLAAITQIDDLYVQNTADLLQYRQQLGAGQLPVWRGWRREAGDQVGAAVIEQLSCDLELDIPAIEARFGLVFREYFASIWPQLEALNIDGLIELSSRFIGILPAGRLSVDAICNLFDRCPDDAVAIPFEPIPARLFERLNPS; this is encoded by the coding sequence ATGTTCGACCCGTTACATAAATTCCACGGAGGCGTCGGCTCCCTCGATCTGCTCCGGGGGTTGCGCCACAGCCGCCAGAAACGGCGGCCGCTCTCGTTGTCGGTGCACCTGCCGTCGCGCCTGAGGCTGACGTCGTGTTCGCCCCTTGCCAGCGTTTGCCAATGCGCCGGGATCGACGTCTATCTGCAATCACTGATGCACGAGATGGGCCTGGTCGGCTGTCACCTGGGAACGGGCCGACGGGTCGATCAGTTCTGGTTGACCGGCGGCACACCGGTGATCGTTCATTTGCAGCAACTGATGGGGGAGTTGCGCAAGCGTTTCGACTTTTCCGAAAGCGGCGACCAGGGCATCGAGCTGGACCTGCATCACACCGACTGGTCGACCATGGGCCTGATCCGCGACCAGGGCTTTACCCACGTCAGCATCGGTGTTCCGGACATGGGCGCCGACCGCGAGCTGTCGGTGGATCGCTACCAGAACCCGGCCCCGATCCATTCATTGATCGACGCGGCGCGGACCTTCGGTTTTCGCTCCATCAGCATCGACCTCGGTTATGGCCACGCCTGGCAGACGCCCCACAGCTTCGCGCTGAAGCTGGCCACCCTGATCGAACTGGAGCCGGACCGGCTGCATGTCTTCGACTATGCCCGGGCGCCATATCGCTACCGTTCGACGGACGCGGCGATGGCCGGCAGCTTTTGCAGCCAGGCGGACAAGGACGCCATGCGCCGGGTCAGTTGCGAACAACTGATCGGCGCGGGCTACCACTACATCGGCCGAGGGCTGTTCGTCCGGGCCGACGATGACCTGGCGGTCGCCCAGGAACATGGCCGCTTGCACCATAACTGCCAGGGTTTCACCCGGCATGGTTGTTGTGATCATGTGGGGTTCGGGCTGGCGGCCATCACCCAGATCGACGATCTGTACGTGCAGAACACCGCTGATCTGCTGCAGTACCGCCAGCAATTGGGGGCCGGGCAACTGCCGGTCTGGCGTGGTTGGCGCCGTGAGGCTGGGGATCAGGTCGGGGCGGCGGTGATCGAACAGCTGTCCTGTGACCTGGAACTGGACATCCCGGCCATCGAGGCCCGTTTCGGACTGGTTTTTCGCGAGTATTTCGCGTCTATCTGGCCGCAGCTGGAGGCCTTGAATATCGATGGATTGATTGAATTGTCGAGCCGCTTCATCGGCATCCTGCCGGCCGGCCGGTTAAGCGTGGATGCGATCTGCAATCTGTTCGACCGGTGCCCTGACGATGCCGTCGCCATCCCCTTCGAACCGATACCTGCCAGGCTTTTTGAAAGGTTGAATCCATCATGA